In one Nicotiana sylvestris chromosome 8, ASM39365v2, whole genome shotgun sequence genomic region, the following are encoded:
- the LOC104240715 gene encoding uncharacterized protein produces MEEDAESFVAKCDKCQRYGNNMHRPVELLHLVISSWSFMKWGMDIVGPMPQAKGKIKRITSTTYHHVANGQAESTNKVIINNLKKRLEESKGKWPEVLPGVLWAYRTTTKTGTGKTPFSLVYGAEALILVEVGEPSTRYTQATEESNEEEMRINLDLLEEMREAALIRMTTQK; encoded by the exons atggaagaagatgcAGAAAGTTTTGTGGCCAAGTGTGACAAATGCCAACGATATGGCAATAACATGCATCGCCCAGTAGAGCTATTACATCTGGTTATTTCATCGTGGTcttttatgaagtgggggatggatatcgtgggtccaatGCCACAAGCTAAAGGAAAG attaaaaggataacttCCACAACTTACCACCATGTGGCCAATGGACAagccgaatcgacaaacaaggTTATTATTAATAACTTGAAGAAAAGATTAGAGGAGTCAAAGGGCAAGTGGCCTGAAGTGTTACCAGGAGTCTTATGGGCTTATCGAACGACAACAAAGACAGGTACGGGAAAGACTCCATTTTCACTTGTTTATGGTGCTGAAGCCTTAATTCTAGTTGAAGTAGGTGAACCAAGTACAAGATATACACAAGCAACTGAGGAATCAAACGAGGAAGAGATGCGAATAAATTTAGATTTGCTTGAAGAAATGAGAGAAGCAGCTTTAATAAGAATGACCACTCAGAAATAA